A region of Saccharomyces mikatae IFO 1815 strain IFO1815 genome assembly, chromosome: 12 DNA encodes the following proteins:
- the ATG17 gene encoding protein kinase regulatory subunit ATG17 (similar to Saccharomyces cerevisiae ATG17 (YLR423C); ancestral locus Anc_4.300): protein MNESDVAKFVNNARKTLTDAQLLCSSANQRIVDIKKKLSSWQLSTSKLSFLIVSLKQQGKFLYAILKEGIGKKLIQKQWNQVVLVVLVDEMKHWQHKITTKVEKLDGIVNELSMAENDDTGSSKLGDYISRDNVNLLYDKLKEVPVIERQIENIGLQYENMVKKLNKELIETKLADITRTFQSKLGIDKLMEAGVAERFSRELTDLEKDLAEIMNSLTQHFDKARLLQDKKVSNEECEDLYKVVQGDDQELSNIFKTLHEVIDDVDKAILNLNQFLQVKTNEKNEIHAKVSEIINDFNKNLEYLLIFKDISDLIDTFKNSCTQDIQVTKELCEFYDNFEESYRNLVLEAQRRKEVANKMRTILNDCEKQLQNLNAQDQKERQNFIAENGSYLPETIWPSKIDDFSSLYTLQYNVKEP, encoded by the coding sequence ATGAACGAATCAGATGTTGCAAAGTTCGTTAATAATGCAAGAAAAACGTTGACTGATGCTCAACTTTTATGTTCAAGTGCTAATCAAAGGATTGTAGacattaagaaaaaattatcatcTTGGCAGTTGAGTACTTCAAAGCTCAGTTTCTTGATAGTTAGCCTGAAACAGCAAGGAAAGTTTCTTTATGctattttgaaagaaggTATTGGAAAGAAGTTGATTCagaaacaatggaatcaaGTAGTCCTAGTGGTCCTGGTTGATGAGATGAAACATTGGCAACACAAAATCACCACtaaagtagaaaaattggatGGCATAGTAAATGAGCTCAGTATGGcagaaaatgatgatacTGGATCCTCTAAATTAGGGGATTACATCTCGAGGGACAATGTAAACCTATTATATGACAAACTGAAGGAAGTACCAGTAATTGAACGTCAAATAGAAAACATTGGGCTTCAATACGAGAATATGGTCAAAAAACTTAACAAAGAACTGATTGAAACTAAACTAGCGGATATAACAAGAACATTCCAAAGTAAACTTGGCATAGATAAGCTGATGGAAGCTGGTGTGGCAGAGCGGTTTAGTAGAGAACTAACGGATCTTGAAAAGGACCTAGCAGAGATAATGAATTCGCTAACACAACATTTTGATAAGGCACGCTTATTGCAGGATAAAAAAGTGAGCAATGAAGAATGCGAGGACCTGTATAAGGTGGTACAAGGTGACGATCAAGAATTAAGTAATATATTCAAAACTTTACATGAGGTAATTGATGACGTGGATAAAGCAATACTCAACTTGAATCAATTCTTGCAAGTAAAAACGAAcgaaaagaatgaaatacACGCCAAGGTTTCTGAAATAATAAATGActtcaataaaaatttagaatatTTACTAATCTTTAAGGATATATCTGACCTCATTGACaccttcaaaaattcttgcACACAAGATATCCAGGTAACAAAAGAACTTTGTGAATTTTATGATAACTTCGAGGAAAGTTACAGAAATTTGGTCCTAGAAGCACAGAGGAGGAAAGAAGTGGCCAACAAGATGAGAACTATCTTGAATGATTGCGAGAAACAGCTGCAGAATTTGAATGCGCAAGACCAGAAAGAGCGTCAGAATTTTATAGCTGAAAATGGAAGTTACCTTCCAGAGACAATTTGGCCCAGCAAGATTGAcgatttttcttccttatACACGTTGCAATACAACGTCAAAGaaccttga
- the SPP382 gene encoding mRNA splicing protein SPP382 (similar to Saccharomyces cerevisiae SPP382 (YLR424W); ancestral locus Anc_4.301): MAESGFDRDKINFLKKRRIDYYDHSNKEDSTSVARSNMACSNDFLNSSSNNVPMNSKLTKKYGVGAKLLSKMGYIEGKGLGKDCSGIATPIETQSRPVHNAGLGMFLSTTTSNYHSEDEDQLSSGDELGDSVKLVKFNKTSTEILGEPPFNDSGDIAIVRTLRELRLAGVQIPDQVIKKINPLNEVSKSKKDAFVETLQELLNIERSLEGIRQRISPLELQIKEYDEKKILLSDLESTLKDENRHITLFDKISAILKLSDDDLIDRLTSKLLSKELFLELDWSHLEERNDVIDELTQIIELLAYRMDTASNFLNRTQTAIFKIVYPKLEKFWKEFDLTKSKIDSAITLLLDFEQVLNFIECKEHIMEEFIYPKLLLALDNWKLHDEEGIVSPRVWVLDFMILIDDKVKDVIVEKIETKFLAYCKNWYHRESFCITNVDIIFIKEVLCETRYYKILWKEFLPKFLDELWERHNDPIFELEDWKKQQEERGNDSGFFYFMKKLRSYTYYFHPEQYELLIRGTFNNINKILYQWHLYSTEKDLHKSKWWLNWLMNVIFEDSLPTGLELLEVRKSYHIFAMSDRFHVDKSTLDEDFNLRLSLRNLMETQAINNIIKIEEEEPTYTIHNIPLAKVVTSFKDVVEDYCLEKGYLINKIPNMYTQLPYGRDQDCVVPLFQIQNGKRTVKVALKHDILWLEDTNGTFRPIYLWVLDL; encoded by the coding sequence ATGGCAGAATCAGGTTTCGACAGAGACAAAattaactttttgaaaaaaagaaggattgATTACTATGATCACAGCAATAAGGAAGATAGTACATCAGTGGCACGCAGTAACATGGCATGTTCCAATGATTTCTTAAATTCCAGTAGTAACAACGTTCCAATGAACTCAAAACTGACAAAGAAATATGGTGTCGGTGCGAAGTTGCTTTCGAAGATGGGATATATTGAAGGGAAAGGGCTTGGTAAGGATTGTTCCGGTATAGCTACACCAATCGAAACTCAAAGTCGGCCTGTGCACAATGCTGGTTTAGGAATGTTTTTAAGCACCACCACCAGTAACTATCACAGTGAAGATGAGGATCAGTTGAGCTCTGGAGATGAGTTAGGAGACAGTGTAAAGCTAGtcaaattcaataaaacCTCTACGGAAATATTAGGTGAGCCCCCCTTTAATGATAGTGGCGATATAGCTATAGTACGAACACTGAGGGAGTTGAGATTGGCAGGGGTACAAATACCTGATCAGgtcataaaaaaaattaatccATTGAATGAAGTATCGAAATCGAAAAAGGACGCGTTCGTGGAGACATTACAGGAATTGCTAAACATTGAAAGAAGCCTGGAAGGTATCCGTCAACGTATCTCTCCTTTAGAGTtacaaataaaagaatacgatgaaaaaaaaattcttctttctgaTTTGGAATCTACTTTGAAGGATGAAAATAGGCATATCACTCTTTTTGATAAGATCAGTGCCATTTTGAAATTATCCGATGATGACCTCATAGACAGACTAACTTCCAAGTTATTAAGCAAAGAGCTGTTTTTAGAACTCGATTGGAGTCATTTAGAAGAACGAAATGATGTAATTGATGAACTAACACAGATTATAGAATTACTTGCATATAGGATGGATACGgcatcaaattttttgaacagAACGCAAACAGCAATTTTTAAGATAGTTTACCccaaacttgaaaaattctggAAAGAATTTGACTTGACTAAATCCAAAATTGATAGTGCCATTACCTTGCTGTTAGATTTCGAGCAAGTACTGAATTTTATCGAGTGTAAAGAACATATTATGGAGGAATTTATTTATCCAAAGTTGTTGTTGGCTCTTGATAATTGGAAACTTcacgatgaagaaggaaTTGTTTCACCAAGAGTCTGGGTTTTAGATTTTATGATCCTAATTGATGATAAAGTTAAAGATGTGATTGTGGAAAAGATCGAAACGAAATTTCTTGCCTATTGCAAAAATTGGTACCATAGGGAATCATTCTGTATCACTAATGTTGATATTATATTCATAAAGGAAGTTCTCTGCGAAACAAGATACTATAAGATTTTATGGAAAGAGTTTCTTCCTAAATTTCTAGATGAGCTATGGGAAAGACACAATGACCCTATATTTGAATTGGAAGACtggaaaaaacaacaagaagaaagaggGAATGATTCtggatttttttacttcaTGAAAAAACTGAGAAGTTAtacttattattttcatccaGAACAATATGAATTGCTGATACGAGGAACCTTCAATAACATAAATAAAATTCTTTACCAATGGCATCTTTATAGTACAGAGAAAGACTTGCATAAGTCAAAATGGTGGCTGAATTGGCTGATGAATGTGATATTTGAAGACTCTTTACCAACAGGCTTGGAATTATTGGAGGTTCGAAAAAGTTATCATATATTTGCCATGTCTGACAGGTTTCACGTTGATAAATCTACACTGGACGAAGATTTCAATTTACGGCTAAGTTTACGAAACTTAATGGAAACACAAGCGATCAACAATATCAttaaaattgaagaagaagaaccaaCTTATACTATACATAACATTCCACTTGCAAAAGTTGTTACTTCATTCAAAGATGTGGTGGAAGATTACTGTCTCGAAAAAGGGTATCTGATAAACAAAATACCGAATATGTATACTCAACTGCCATATGGAAGAGATCAAGATTGTGTAGTTCCTTTATTTCAGATTCAAAACGGGAAAAGAACAGTCAAAGTTGCTTTGAAACACGATATTCTTTGGCTGGAGGATACCAATGGGACATTCAGACCAATCTATTTATGGGTGCTTGACCTCTAG
- the TUS1 gene encoding Rho family guanine nucleotide exchange factor TUS1 (similar to Saccharomyces cerevisiae TUS1 (YLR425W); ancestral locus Anc_4.305), translating to MYRYNMGSILERTPQKRTSPQESHRSSIELPKLPPLNTRNSFLDDSDNGTDNVSIGWTPISDTQQFQSPIPQTVSFPSNHQIRGNATSSSESTPRSTKYVKERRPPPPPPLLRSTESIHTDSPMSSPRSWSRERSPNKLPFVGDPEERHYIDDISNYARFSKSPFVKGFNSLSSKSQTEGRKQAHVSDEANRQYHEREKALPPIPSTTTLLLSPFDEEDSEFFTKPPPPLSTSRNISGHSRASETLESVYSDSDYTFNNSNARQSSFNSLLGAKPLELAPSITAPTQPFSIQLIDEHKLYQCDNVYRLSAIYEWILKVYFEWFNECVFTKIDLFQIVQLLLEFQMPANFDQDTIDSNVDNIMASLIAQKAVRFDVINDEEVAVVVAGLDIVGIFTELLPCYSFIDNTYGTTNSSNCYSNICTYGQSSGFRKEIKLSEIINKSVGLWTEYWHLTPDDLAEINPREVQRQSFIFDLIILEERSLNMATAAVEIYGKRFDRSLLPDEPEFKSLAFDIFEPLIQLHTEFLLTPIFWKLKTRGKFIDGIGKIYSKWCGEAKDIYLNYAKAMATVHEIIMWEKKNNTKFVSWLKEIDNSVEITRSKMYHDVIFFGGFFKSLQNMPVTLRSILKNTDPSVEDYEYLKIVIRDVERLNFEVNQVHGLAIDHRKLVRFSKQLVLSTNSSNAASYVNIGGNTTINGCDAVQDKLALGLTYPERKLVLSGTVYKKRELWLDPTPVYIALLDNCLLITEEITKGEAQRYKLIERPIPIDYLSLEKRRIPETNKPSIVNDSQREHRSPIHNFSTPISSMRPLLRTSGNHTSTGYVDKRTSNTEISNANPNTDKFSFKIRNTATGESFKFFTGSVEVLNQWTDAIMESFKRNADNHDLNAFEFTVLSSEFEYFDKDAPVNLPVAPEGSEIDVALKVYAEKVNQDLCSWSKTTRILCCEDVKFEGKVYLLVATTNGVFVKCRDDYSNGFVKILELNDVKRMEANVKLGLLFVLDNRKLCYFNISIVVSHYLLQKNSVDENFTVGTVIRDKVRFFKLADDFGNSKHLFFERKGRIVILTPEYDQLTNKVKYFKFYKEYKLPSSSNNILNNEIEDIAIFRKSFAVCTKKTVILYQDSFEDNGIILPSFLNDKEMITHMRHPHLNSLPFKNVIDSKKRSSIESLTEEAKKDIATCKAVPVNLFQISQSKFFALVYDEAVVKINCYGEMADWRKDILLLDFCCTGASFHGNHLILVGDNLIQIYDLKNLEQNLGDLVPVQIIKGKKIKLAGSERREKTILVLSHPNILNRQLLVACNPVTMVDHQ from the coding sequence ATGTATCGATATAACATGGGTTCCATTCTCGAGCGGACTCCCCAAAAACGAACAAGCCCTCAAGAAAGCCATCGTAGCAGCATTGAATTGCCAAAACTGCCACCTTTAAATACAAGAAACTCATTTTTAGATGATTCTGATAACGGAACAGATAACGTCTCAATTGGTTGGACGCCAATCAGTGATACCCAGCAATTTCAAAGTCCGATCCCTCAGACCGTTTCCTTTCCAtcaaatcatcaaataaGGGGGAACGCTACTAGTTCTTCAGAATCTACCCCCAGATCGACGAAGTATGTCAAGGAAAGACGACCACCACCTCCACCACCACTCCTTCGTTCTACTGAATCAATTCACACAGACTCTCCCATGTCTTCTCCTAGATCGTGGTCTAGGGAAAGATCTCCTAACAAGCTACCTTTTGTAGGGGACCCAGAAGAACGGCATTACATAGATGACATATCTAATTATGCTAGGTTCTCGAAATCACCGTTCGTTAAAGGCTTCAattcactttcttcaaaatctcAGACAGAAGGTAGAAAACAGGCACATGTTTCAGATGAAGCAAATCGTCAGTATcatgaaagagaaaaagcTTTACCTCCCATTCCTTCCACAACTACTCTTTTATTATCTCCTTTTGATGAGGAAGACTCAGAGTTTTTCACTAAGCCGCCCCCACCTTTATCAACATCTAGAAACATAAGTGGCCATAGCCGAGCATCAGAAACCTTAGAAAGTGTTTATTCGGATTCAGATTATACTTTTAATAACTCAAACGCTAGGCAAAGTAGTTTCAACTCCTTATTGGGAGCTAAACCACTAGAATTAGCACCAAGCATTACTGCACCAACACAgccattttcaattcaattGATTGATGAACACAAGCTTTACCAATGTGATAATGTTTACAGGTTATCAGCTATTTATGAGTggattttgaaagtttATTTTGAATGGTTCAATGAATGTGTTTTCACGAAGATTGATCTTTTCCAAATAGTCCAGTTACTTTTAGAGTTTCAAATGCCTGCCAATTTTGACCAAGATACGATAGACTCGAATGTGGATAATATCATGGCCTCGCTTATTGCTCAGAAAGCAGTGAGATTTGATGTTATCAACGACGAAGAAGTAGCCGTAGTGGTGGCTGGTTTAGATATTGTTGGTATTTTCACTGAGCTACTGCCGTGTTATTCGTTTATCGACAATACTTATGGAACTACCAATTCCTCGAACTGTTATTCCAACATCTGTACATATGGGCAAAGCTCTGGTTTtagaaaggaaataaaactTTCTGAAATCATAAATAAATCCGTTGGACTTTGGACGGAATATTGGCACTTGACTCCAGATGATTTAGCGGAAATAAACCCTCGTGAAGTACAGAGACAAAGCTTCATATTTGACTTAATTATCTTAGAAGAGAGATCCTTGAACATGGCCACTGCAGCAGTAGAAATTTATGGGAAACGATTCGATAGATCATTACTTCCAGATGAGCCTGAGTTCAAGTCATTGGCATTTGATATCTTCGAACCTCTCATACAGTTACACACAGAATTTCTTCTGACACCAATCTTttggaaattgaaaacaagAGGCAAGTTTATTGATGgtattggaaaaatttattcaaaatgGTGTGGTGAAGCCAAAGATATATATTTAAACTATGCAAAGGCTATGGCAACTGTACACGAAATTATAATgtgggaaaaaaagaacaatacGAAGTTTGTATCCTGGCTCAAAGAAATCGATAATTCTGTTGAAATTACAAGATCAAAAATGTACCATgatgttattttttttggaggatttttcaaatctttacAAAACATGCCCGTGACATTGCGTTCAATATTAAAGAATACAGATCCTTCCGTGGAGGATTATGAATACCTAAAAATAGTTATTAGGGATGTGGAAAGGTTGAACTTTGAAGTCAACCAGGTACATGGATTAGCAATTGATCACAGAAAACTGGTAAGATTTTCGAAACAGTTAGTATTAAGCACCAATAGTAGTAATGCAGCAAGTTATGTAAACATTGGCGGTAATACCACTATAAATGGCTGTGATGCCGTTCAGGATAAACTGGCTCTTGGTTTAACTTACCCAGAAAGAAAGCTGGTATTATCTGGGACAGTTTATAAAAAGAGGGAATTATGGCTGGACCCAACCCCGGTGTATATTGCATTATTGGATAATTGCTTATTGATCACAGAAGAAATAACCAAAGGCGAAGCCCAAAGGTACAAGCTTATTGAGAGACCTATTCCCATCGATTATCTAAGTCTTGAGAAAAGGAGAATTCCAGAAACTAATAAGCCGTCTATAGTGAACGACTCTCAGAGAGAACACAGATCTCCAATTCATAATTTTTCGACACCTATTAGTTCCATGAGGCCTTTATTGAGAACTTCTGGAAATCACACTTCAACAGGATATGTAGACAAGAGAACAAGTAATACTGAAATCTCTAATGCAAATCCAAACACCGATAAATTTTCCTTCAAGATCAGAAATACGGCTACAGGTGAATCTTTCAAGTTCTTCACAGGCAGCGTAGAAGTACTTAACCAATGGACTGATGCCATCATGGaatctttcaaaaggaATGCTGACAATCATGATTTGAATGCGTTTGAATTTACAGTATTAAGCTCTGAGTTTGAATATTTCGACAAGGATGCACCGGTAAATTTACCTGTGGCTCCTGAAGGATCAGAAATTGACGTAGCGCTAAAAGTTTATGCTGAAAAAGTAAACCAGGATTTATGCTCATGGAGTAAGACAACAAGGATTTTATGTTGTGAAGATGTCAAATTTGAAGGTAAGGTTTATTTACTTGTAGCTACTACAAACGGTGTCTTCGTGAAATGTAGGGATGATTACAGTAATGGCTTTGTCAAAATACTAGAATTAAATGATGTCAAAAGAATGGAAGCTAATGTTAAATTGGGGCTCTTGTTTGTGTTGGATAACAGAAAGTTATGCTATTTTAATATCTCAATAGTGGTGAGCCATTatttgcttcaaaaaaactCAGTAGATGAAAACTTCACTGTGGGAACAGTAATCAGAGATAAGGTAAGATTTTTCAAGCTTGCTGATGATTTCGGCAACTCCAAgcatttattttttgaaagaaaaggaaggaTAGTTATACTAACACCAGAATATGATCAATTGACAAATAAAgtgaaatatttcaaattctatAAAGAGTATAAACTTCCGAGTTCAAGTAATAACATTCTGAATAACGAAATTGAGGATATTGCCATATTCAGGAAAAGCTTTGCAGTGTgtacaaagaaaacagtCATACTTTATCAAGATTCTTTCGAGGATAACGGAATAATCTTACCATCTTTTCTGAATGACAAGGAAATGATTACACACATGAGGCATCCCCATTTAAACAGTTTACCGTTTAAAAATGTAATAGACTCCAAGAAACGGTCCTCCATAGAATCGCTTACTGAAGAAGCCAAAAAGGATATTGCTACTTGCAAGGCTGTACCTGTGAATTTATTCCAAATATCACAATCTAAATTTTTTGCCTTAGTATATGATGAAGCAGTAGTGAAGATAAACTGCTACGGTGAGATGGCTGATTGGAGAAAGGATATTCTTCTACTTGACTTTTGTTGTACTGGTGCAAGCTTCCATGGCAATCATTTGATTCTTGTTGGTGATAACTTGATACAGATTTATGACCTAAAAAATCTCGAACAAAACCTGGGCGATTTAGTTCCCGTCCAGATAATCAAAGGAAAGAAGATAAAGCTGGCTGGTTCAGAAAGGAGGGAGAAAACAATTCTTGTTTTAAGTCATCCTAACATACTTAATAGACAACTGTTGGTTGCATGCAACCCCGTAACCATGGTAGatcatcaataa
- the TDA5 gene encoding Tda5p (similar to Saccharomyces cerevisiae TDA5 (YLR426W); ancestral locus Anc_4.306), with translation MNIDSLCHWVVLPILRCPLLVTLVLRRSLSNSINLYLAVYTVLVNAFIIFNSYIKRSGQIKWKSLREFKNGIVLVTGGSKGLGQAIVLQLIQNYSNLTVLNVDICPSSMRDPRVKDLICDLSDEEEVISLLDILKRKYKDEIRLIVNNAGVRANFTDFDHMKRDNLDKVFKINTFAPLQFIQKLAPSKHSTRQCYIINIASILGILTPAKIAGYAASKAALIAFHQSYSFELQDEGVENIRTLLVTPGQLNTEMFSGFNPPRQFFAPIVNVNSLATRIVRCCELGERGQLNMPFYCSFAHLLMCIPYSLQRIIRSFSCIDCCLPEE, from the exons ATGAATATAGACTCATTATGTCACTGGGTAGTTCTGCCGATATTGCGCTGTCCACTTCTGGTAACTCTCGTATTGAGACG ATCTCTGAGTAATTCAATAAATCTTTATTTGGCAGTCTATACAGTACTGGTAAATgcttttatcattttcaattcctATATAAAGCGATCAGGACAAATCAAGTGGAAGAGTCTTCGAGAATTTAAAAATGGCATAGTTCTTGTGACTGGAGGAAGCAAAGGGCTTGGACAGGCCATAGTATTGCAGCTTATACAAAATTACAGCAATCTTACCGTCTTGAACGTCGATATATGCCCATCATCAATGAGGGATCCTCGTGTGAAGGACCTGATTTGCGATCTAAGTGATGAGGAGGAGGTCATATCCTTACTGGATAtactgaaaagaaagtataaAGATGAAATCCGGTTAATTGTGAATAATGCAGGAGTAAGAGCAAATTTCACCGATTTCGACCACATGAAACGGGACAACCTCGATAAAGTGTTCAAGATCAACACATTTGCACCGCTTCAGTTCATTCAGAAATTGGCACCTAGTAAACATTCTACTAGACAATGTTATATCATTAACATCGCAAGCATTTTAGGTATATTGACACCAGCTAAAATAGCAGGTTATGCAGCGAGCAAGGCAGCACTGATAGCCTTCCATCAGTCGTATAGTTTTGAATTGCAAGATGAAGGCGTAGAAAATATCAGAACATTATTGGTGACACCAGGGCAACTGAATACAGAAATGTTTTCAGGATTTAACCCTCCACGCCAATTTTTTGCTCCTATAGTAAATGTTAACAGTTTGGCCACTAGAATAGTTCGCTGTTGCGAACTGGGTGAGAGGGGACAACTCAATATGCCCTTTTATTGTAGTTTTGCTCATCTCTTGATGTGCATACCTTATTCGTTGCAACGTATCATAAGAAGTTTTTCTTGCATAGATTGTTGCCTTCCGGAAGAGTAG
- the MAG2 gene encoding RING-type E3 ubiquitin transferase MAG2 (similar to Saccharomyces cerevisiae MAG2 (YLR427W); ancestral locus Anc_4.308) has product MVEPDMQKKAGGSGGSELDALNAINNNNKQGAPNNKRNPVNKKKVGNKIPSEKDNTHNYHGQNRRKSNKQQKLKPPYKETTADINNQDIDLSIQEEILGGNFKLRGRKTQVSINHLLNFQLPEVEREKNRSTSGKKLNRRRDEHVHLHGDTFVNVNYRLLVDDRFDYPQQSSDPNIPVDQEKILRVIVPKGQNCSICLSDEPVAPRMVTCGHIFCLSCLLNFFSIEETIKNKETGYLKKKKYKECPLCGSIIGPKRVKPVLYEDDFDVARLNEKPEPGATVYLQLMCKPHGSLLPLPVTLNLDPLKCGNFPPASLGSIKHYAHIMKCGVSFSLDLYQKDIVAIQEQYEIDKAIYNDSGKFVKRSIENINDQISTLLTATTNLSPLSDDINSGLDNFHFDDDLLTKYDDTSAFFFYQTLVASSTKYFLSPLDVKILLTIFHSYSKFPGSIEATIENIHYDTVVTEQLIRRYKYISHLPIGTEIALLDLDWRRIPFLPKDIYEQFAHELKQRRRKFTMKKQKEDKEKKLYEKKLEQEHAEFYRKENGNSLKFEDSVEMATHYESMVSSSVPLNSLGISVLGSPRNTCSNPQKNKHSHTERTIWGTSIAVTEDEKASKENKEFQDMLLQRIRQEDSSDATNSTCSSLTSNGRRGKKKKGKVMLFSSNHQALG; this is encoded by the coding sequence ATGGTAGAACCAGACATGCAGAAGAAGGCAGGTGGCAGTGGTGGTTCTGAGTTGGATGCCTTGAACGccatcaacaacaataataaacaaGGGGCTCCGAACAATAAAAGGAATCCGGTGaataagaagaaggtaGGGAACAAGATCCCAAGTGAAAAAGATAACACGCATAATTATCACGGACAAAACCGCAGGAAAAGTAACAAACAACAGAAGTTGAAGCCACCTTACAAGGAAACTACTGCTGATATTAACAATCAGGATATTGATTTGTCTATTCAGGAGGAAATTCTTGGTGGTAATTTTAAATTAAGAGGTAGGAAAACTCAGGTTTCAATTAATCATCTGTTGAACTTCCAATTGCCTGAAGTtgaaagggaaaaaaataggTCAACCTCTGGTAAGAAGTTAAATAGAAGACGCGATGAGCACGTGCATTTACATGGTGACACGTTTGTTAATGTTAATTATCGTCTTTTGGTGGATGATCGGTTTGACTATCCACAGCAAAGCAGTGACCCCAATATTCCCGTcgatcaagaaaagattctAAGAGTTATAGTGCCTAAGGGTCAGAATTGTTCCATTTGTCTTAGCGATGAACCGGTGGCTCCCCGAATGGTTACTTGTGGCCATATTTTCTGTTTGAGTtgtcttttgaattttttctctattgAAGAAACCATTAAAAATAAGGAAACTGGATatctaaagaagaagaaatataaagaatGCCCACTCTGTGGAAGCATTATTGGCCCTAAAAGAGTCAAGCCTGTCCTGTATGAAGACGACTTTGATGTAGCTAGGTTAAACGAAAAACCTGAACCCGGTGCCACAGTGTACTTACAATTGATGTGTAAGCCACATGGTTCTCTACTACCTCTACCAGTAACATTAAATTTAGATCCACTAAAATGCGGAAATTTTCCTCCCGCAAGTTTAGGATCGATAAAGCATTACGCCCATATCATGAAATGTGGTGTGTCGTTTTCCTTGGATCTTTATCAAAAGGACATCGTGGCTATTCAGGAGCAATATGAAATTGACAAGGCCATTTATAATGATAGCGGAAAATTTGTTAAGCGATCTATTGAGAATATTAATGATCAAATTTCGACTTTACTGACAGCAACTACCAATTTGAGCCCACTTTCTGACGATATCAACAGCGGTTTAGacaattttcattttgatgACGACCTTTTAACTAAATATGATGATACTTctgcttttttcttctaccAAACCTTGGTGGCATCGTCTACAAAGTATTTCTTGTCTCCACTGGACGTGAAAATCTTATTGACTATTTTCCATAGTTATTCCAAGTTTCCAGGAAGCATTGAGGCGACGATCGAAAATATACATTATGATACGGTAGTAACGGAGCAATTGATTCGCCGCTACAAATACATTAGTCATCTTCCTATTGGCACTGAGATTGCACTTCTAGACTTGGACTGGCGTAGGATACCGTTCCTCCCTAAAGATATTTACGAACAGTTTGCACACGAGCTAAAACAACGTCGAAGAAAGTTCACAatgaaaaagcaaaaggaggataaagaaaagaaattatatGAGAAAAAGCTAGAACAAGAACATGCTGAGTTTTAcagaaaggaaaatggCAACTCTCTAAAGTTTGAAGACTCTGTGGAGATGGCTACCCATTATGAATCCATGGTAAGTTCATCTGTACCTCTCAACTCTTTAGGAATTTCCGTGCTAGGGTCACCAAGGAATACCTGCTCTAATCctcaaaagaataaacatTCTCATACTGAAAGAACAATTTGGGGCACATCAATTGCTGTGACAGAAGACGAAAAGGCATCAAAGGAGAACAAAGAATTCCAGGATATGCTATTGCAACGAATAAGGCAGGAAGATAGCTCAGACGCTACGAATTCAACATGTTCTTCTCTTACAAGTAATGGCAGGAGAggcaagaagaaaaagggtAAAGTCATGCTATTCAGTAGTAACCATCAAGCTTTGGGTTAA